From a single Lactococcus allomyrinae genomic region:
- a CDS encoding ABC transporter ATP-binding protein, whose protein sequence is MSFIEIINESKKYQTGSEVIFANDHVNFEIEKGELAVILGSSGAGKSTVLNILGGMDTCDEGELFIDGENIAHFSEKELIKYRRYAVGFVFQFYNLVNNLTAKENVELASEIVDTALDPETVLKDVGLEHRIHNFPSQLSGGEQQRVAIARAIAKNPKILLCDEPTGALDYQTGKQILKLLQDRTRKQGTTVIIVTHNAAIARIANRVIQMHDGKIKAISINPQPEDIEGIEW, encoded by the coding sequence ATGTCATTCATAGAAATCATCAATGAATCAAAAAAATATCAAACGGGCTCAGAAGTTATCTTTGCCAACGACCATGTTAATTTTGAGATTGAAAAGGGTGAACTGGCAGTTATTTTAGGCTCGTCAGGGGCAGGAAAATCTACCGTACTCAATATTCTAGGAGGAATGGATACCTGTGATGAAGGCGAGTTATTCATAGATGGAGAAAACATTGCCCATTTTTCAGAAAAAGAATTGATTAAATATCGTAGGTATGCTGTAGGATTTGTTTTTCAATTTTATAACTTGGTGAATAATCTGACGGCGAAAGAAAATGTAGAATTAGCTTCAGAAATCGTTGATACAGCACTAGACCCAGAAACGGTGCTAAAGGATGTAGGGCTTGAGCATCGCATTCATAATTTTCCTTCACAGCTTTCAGGAGGAGAGCAGCAACGGGTTGCTATTGCACGCGCGATTGCCAAAAATCCAAAAATTTTGCTGTGTGATGAGCCGACAGGGGCATTAGATTATCAAACAGGAAAACAGATTTTAAAACTCTTGCAAGATCGGACAAGAAAACAAGGAACAACGGTCATTATTGTTACTCATAATGCTGCAATTGCGAGAATTGCCAATCGCGTCATTCAGATGCATGATGGAAAAATCAAGGCTATCTCAATCAATCCGCAGCCAGAAGATATAGAGGGAATTGAGTGGTGA
- a CDS encoding DUF896 domain-containing protein, producing MSITNEQIERINALARKKKQEGLTDKELEEQAVLRRVYLDSIKANFRSQVETIKVIDENTGEDVTPEKLKNIQREKGMRD from the coding sequence ATGTCCATTACAAATGAACAAATTGAGCGTATTAATGCATTGGCGCGCAAGAAGAAACAAGAGGGATTGACAGATAAAGAACTTGAAGAACAAGCTGTTTTACGTCGAGTTTATCTTGATAGTATCAAGGCAAATTTTCGCTCTCAAGTTGAGACAATTAAAGTCATAGATGAAAATACAGGAGAGGATGTTACTCCTGAGAAACTCAAAAATATTCAGCGTGAAAAAGGAATGCGTGATTAA
- the crcB gene encoding fluoride efflux transporter CrcB, protein MIGEIVLVGLASGIGAVTRYLMSNLSIVFKKIGFPIGTYLVNIIGSLLIGYFFGRFGSQAESYKIFATGFCGGLTTFSTYNFELFDLLENHDYKHFAEYFLLSYGLGFIAVLLGLWLAK, encoded by the coding sequence ATGATCGGCGAAATCGTACTTGTTGGATTGGCTTCAGGCATTGGCGCTGTGACGCGGTATTTGATGAGCAATCTGAGCATCGTTTTCAAGAAAATTGGCTTTCCGATTGGGACTTATCTGGTCAATATCATCGGCTCACTACTGATTGGCTATTTTTTTGGGCGATTTGGCAGTCAGGCTGAGTCTTACAAAATTTTTGCGACTGGATTTTGTGGTGGTTTGACAACATTCTCAACTTACAATTTTGAGTTGTTTGATTTACTTGAAAACCATGATTATAAACATTTTGCAGAATACTTTTTGCTTTCTTATGGTTTAGGATTTATAGCGGTTTTGTTAGGACTTTGGTTAGCAAAATAA
- a CDS encoding fluoride efflux transporter FluC, with protein MNIIIVFIFGILGGLSRFELSEHLPKIGGFPIATLLINLVGCYLFTFLIKNYLKATNAKARTILALGTGYIGTFTTFSSFMMDSDNLLVAHSYGLLALYVVLTVGGGLAMAALGMYHGRLAAAYPSAKVLEEEANEEREEAK; from the coding sequence ATGAACATTATTATTGTATTTATTTTTGGGATTTTGGGTGGTTTGAGTCGTTTCGAGCTGAGCGAGCATTTGCCCAAAATCGGAGGTTTTCCAATTGCGACGCTTTTGATTAACCTCGTGGGTTGCTACCTTTTTACTTTTTTGATTAAAAATTATCTGAAAGCAACGAATGCCAAGGCACGGACGATTTTAGCACTTGGAACGGGCTATATCGGGACTTTCACGACTTTTAGCTCGTTTATGATGGATAGCGACAATCTTTTGGTGGCGCATAGTTATGGCTTACTTGCGCTTTATGTTGTGTTGACGGTCGGCGGTGGTCTTGCGATGGCAGCACTTGGTATGTATCACGGACGGCTTGCAGCAGCTTATCCTTCGGCAAAAGTGCTCGAAGAAGAGGCAAATGAAGAAAGAGAGGAAGCAAAATGA
- the eno gene encoding phosphopyruvate hydratase, protein MSKALIENIHAREIFDSRGNPTVEVDVILNDGTLGRAAVPSGASTGDREAVELRDGGKRLQGKGVAQAVANVNTEIQTALVGKSPFNQAEIDQLLIELDGTPNKARLGANAILGVSMAVARAAANSEKIPLYRYLGGVDLELPQPFFNVINGGVHADSGIDVQEFMITPVKRESFRDGVEKVANVYHTLKKILADQGLETAVGDEGGFAPKLGSTEHAIETLYKAIETAGYTPGSEIAIALDPASSEFYDNEAHVYNFEGQKLTSSDLLAYYENLVDKFPAIISIEDGFSEHDWDGFAAQTKAQGDKIQLVGDDIFVTNPAIFAEGIEKGVANAILIKLNQIGTVTESIEAIKMARKAGYNTMISHRSGETVDSFIADFAVAMHAGQIKTGSMARSERIEKYNQFLRIEEELGTAATLAKFPAQ, encoded by the coding sequence ATGTCAAAAGCACTTATCGAAAACATCCACGCGCGCGAAATCTTTGATTCTCGTGGCAATCCAACCGTCGAAGTTGATGTGATCTTGAACGATGGCACGCTTGGACGTGCGGCTGTACCATCTGGCGCTTCAACAGGAGACCGCGAAGCGGTTGAACTTCGAGACGGCGGCAAGCGTTTGCAAGGAAAAGGCGTCGCTCAGGCGGTCGCCAATGTCAACACCGAAATCCAAACCGCTCTAGTCGGTAAATCGCCATTTAACCAAGCTGAAATTGACCAACTATTGATTGAGCTTGATGGCACGCCAAATAAAGCAAGATTGGGTGCCAATGCGATTTTGGGTGTATCAATGGCGGTTGCAAGAGCAGCAGCAAATAGCGAAAAAATACCACTCTATCGCTATCTTGGCGGTGTGGACCTTGAGCTGCCTCAACCTTTCTTTAATGTCATCAATGGCGGTGTTCACGCGGATTCTGGTATTGACGTGCAAGAGTTCATGATTACACCTGTCAAACGCGAAAGTTTCCGCGATGGTGTCGAAAAAGTGGCGAATGTTTATCACACCTTAAAGAAAATCTTGGCAGACCAAGGGCTGGAAACGGCTGTTGGTGACGAAGGGGGATTTGCTCCTAAACTCGGCTCGACTGAACACGCGATTGAAACACTTTACAAAGCGATAGAAACCGCAGGCTACACGCCAGGCAGCGAAATCGCCATCGCACTTGACCCCGCGTCGAGCGAATTTTATGACAATGAAGCACACGTTTACAATTTTGAAGGTCAAAAACTGACGAGCAGTGATTTGCTCGCTTATTATGAAAATCTTGTTGACAAATTCCCTGCAATTATCTCGATTGAAGATGGATTTTCTGAACACGATTGGGATGGTTTTGCCGCTCAAACAAAAGCTCAGGGAGATAAGATTCAACTTGTTGGCGATGATATCTTCGTTACCAATCCTGCGATTTTCGCCGAAGGCATTGAAAAAGGTGTAGCAAACGCGATTTTGATTAAACTCAATCAAATCGGAACCGTCACCGAATCAATTGAAGCCATCAAAATGGCGCGTAAAGCAGGCTATAACACCATGATTTCCCATCGTTCAGGCGAAACGGTTGATAGCTTTATCGCTGACTTTGCGGTTGCCATGCACGCAGGTCAGATTAAGACGGGGTCAATGGCACGCAGTGAGCGGATTGAGAAATATAATCAATTCCTACGAATTGAAGAAGAACTTGGCACGGCAGCAACGCTTGCCAAATTCCCTGCTCAGTAA
- the nadE gene encoding ammonia-dependent NAD(+) synthetase: MTLQTEIIASLGVKAEIDVKAEIRVSIDFLKDYLKKYPFIKSFVLGISGGQDSSLAGRLAQLAIEEMRLETGDDSYQFIAIRLPYGVQADEADAQRALKFIKPDVSLAVNIKPAVDGQLSALTEAGVNVSDFNKGNIKARQRMITQYAVAGEYKGAVLGTDHAAENITGFFTKFGDGGADLLPIFRLNKRQGKQLLAELGADPAIYEKIPTADLEDGKPGLADEVALGVTYDNIDDYLEGKTIPKEAATKIEAWWNKTQHKRHLPITVFDDFWK; this comes from the coding sequence ATGACATTACAAACTGAGATTATAGCATCATTAGGTGTAAAAGCTGAGATAGATGTAAAAGCAGAAATTCGTGTATCTATTGATTTTCTAAAAGATTATTTGAAGAAATATCCTTTCATCAAATCATTTGTACTGGGTATTTCTGGAGGTCAAGACTCAAGTTTAGCTGGACGTCTGGCACAACTTGCTATTGAAGAAATGCGACTAGAAACTGGTGATGACAGTTATCAATTTATCGCAATTCGTTTGCCTTATGGTGTCCAAGCTGATGAAGCCGATGCGCAGCGTGCGTTGAAGTTTATTAAACCTGATGTAAGTCTTGCGGTCAATATCAAACCAGCTGTTGACGGACAGCTGTCAGCACTGACAGAAGCTGGTGTCAATGTTTCAGACTTTAACAAGGGAAATATTAAAGCTCGTCAACGTATGATTACACAATATGCAGTAGCAGGTGAATACAAAGGAGCAGTCCTCGGTACTGACCATGCGGCCGAAAATATCACAGGATTCTTTACAAAATTTGGGGATGGTGGCGCAGACTTATTACCAATTTTTCGCCTAAATAAGCGCCAAGGTAAACAGCTCTTGGCAGAACTTGGTGCAGACCCTGCTATTTACGAAAAGATACCTACCGCAGACCTCGAGGATGGAAAACCAGGTCTTGCTGACGAAGTAGCACTTGGCGTCACTTATGACAATATTGATGATTATTTGGAAGGCAAAACGATTCCCAAAGAGGCTGCAACCAAGATAGAAGCATGGTGGAATAAAACTCAACATAAACGGCATCTTCCAATTACTGTTTTTGATGATTTTTGGAAATGA
- a CDS encoding nicotinate-nucleotide adenylyltransferase, which yields MEKRKKVGLLGGNFNPIHHAHLMIADQVAQRLNLDTVLLMPENIPPHVDVKETIEAVHRVKMLELAIKDNPRLGLELCEIERGGKSYTYDTLSALTKLHPECDFYFIIGSDMVDYLPKWYKIDELIHLVTFVAIKRSETINPTSYPVKWIDVPILPISSTQIRELFAADITPTYLLPKAVIDYIKIQKLYQKEHD from the coding sequence ATGGAAAAAAGAAAAAAAGTAGGACTTTTGGGTGGAAATTTTAACCCTATTCATCACGCCCATTTGATGATTGCCGACCAAGTCGCTCAACGGCTGAATCTTGACACAGTATTGCTCATGCCTGAAAATATTCCACCTCATGTTGATGTGAAAGAAACAATTGAAGCAGTCCATCGTGTAAAAATGCTTGAACTCGCTATTAAAGACAACCCACGTCTGGGGTTGGAGCTTTGCGAAATCGAACGTGGCGGAAAATCTTACACTTATGATACTCTGTCAGCACTGACAAAGCTTCATCCTGAGTGCGATTTTTATTTTATTATTGGCAGTGACATGGTTGACTACCTTCCAAAATGGTATAAGATTGATGAATTAATTCATCTTGTTACTTTTGTTGCAATCAAGCGCTCTGAGACCATTAATCCTACCTCGTATCCTGTAAAATGGATTGATGTTCCGATACTTCCCATTTCAAGCACCCAAATTCGAGAACTGTTCGCAGCTGACATCACCCCCACCTATCTCTTACCAAAAGCTGTGATAGACTATATCAAAATTCAGAAACTCTATCAAAAAGAGCATGACTAA
- a CDS encoding nicotinate phosphoribosyltransferase has translation MPQLYQDDSLALHTDLYQLNMMQTYFELGRHKRHAVFEVFFRQMPFENGYAVFAGLERMVDYLRNLSFSDTDIAYLRELDYPEAFLDYLKNLKFTGNVRAMQEGQLVFANEPIVQVEGSLAECQLVETAILNIINFQTLIATKAARIKSVIGDDPLLEFGTRRAQEMDAAIWGTRAAVIGGADATSNVRAAKIFGLTASGTHAHALVQSYGNDYDAFKAYAMTHHDCVFLVDTYDTLRVGVPSAIRVAREFGDKINFQGVRIDSGDMAYISKKVRQQLDEAGFTEAKIYASNDLDESTILSLKMQKAKIDVWGVGTKLITAYDQPALGAVYKLVSMEDEQGEMKDTIKLSSNAEKVSTPGKKQVWRITKKADGKSEGDYITFSDEHPDQDEEIYMFHPLYTYINKNIRDFNAKPLLKPIFVNGELVYDLPSLPEIKTFARENLDELWDEYKRDLNPQPYPVDLSQELWNHKMRLISEVRTLVSMMKLDER, from the coding sequence ATGCCACAGCTTTATCAAGATGACAGCCTCGCGCTGCACACCGATTTGTACCAACTTAATATGATGCAAACCTATTTTGAACTTGGACGTCACAAGCGTCATGCAGTTTTTGAGGTTTTTTTCCGCCAGATGCCTTTTGAAAATGGCTATGCAGTGTTTGCTGGACTTGAGCGTATGGTTGATTATCTGAGAAACTTATCTTTTTCTGATACGGATATCGCTTATTTGCGAGAACTTGATTATCCGGAAGCTTTTCTTGATTATTTGAAAAATCTCAAATTTACTGGCAATGTGCGGGCAATGCAAGAAGGTCAGCTTGTATTTGCAAATGAACCTATCGTTCAAGTAGAAGGTTCACTTGCGGAGTGTCAACTGGTTGAAACGGCAATTTTAAATATTATTAATTTCCAAACTTTGATTGCAACAAAAGCAGCTCGGATAAAATCAGTCATTGGCGATGATCCTTTGCTTGAATTTGGAACAAGACGTGCGCAGGAAATGGATGCTGCGATTTGGGGAACACGTGCAGCGGTCATTGGTGGAGCTGATGCGACTTCTAATGTTCGAGCAGCTAAAATTTTTGGATTGACGGCAAGTGGAACCCATGCTCATGCACTTGTTCAAAGTTATGGTAATGACTATGATGCTTTCAAGGCTTATGCTATGACTCACCATGATTGTGTTTTCCTCGTGGATACATATGATACATTGAGAGTTGGTGTGCCTAGTGCGATAAGGGTTGCACGTGAATTTGGAGACAAAATCAATTTTCAAGGGGTGCGTATTGACTCTGGAGATATGGCTTATATTTCTAAAAAAGTTCGTCAACAATTGGATGAAGCAGGTTTTACAGAAGCAAAGATTTATGCATCAAATGACCTTGACGAGTCGACTATTTTGAGTTTAAAGATGCAAAAAGCAAAAATTGATGTCTGGGGTGTTGGGACAAAATTAATCACGGCCTATGATCAGCCAGCATTAGGTGCTGTTTATAAGCTGGTGTCAATGGAAGATGAACAAGGCGAAATGAAAGACACAATTAAGCTTTCAAGCAACGCCGAAAAAGTGTCTACACCAGGTAAGAAGCAAGTTTGGCGTATTACCAAAAAGGCGGATGGAAAATCTGAAGGGGATTATATCACATTTAGCGATGAGCACCCTGATCAAGATGAGGAAATCTATATGTTCCACCCACTTTATACCTATATCAACAAAAACATTCGTGATTTTAATGCGAAGCCGTTGTTAAAGCCAATATTTGTTAATGGAGAGCTTGTCTATGATTTGCCAAGCCTTCCAGAAATCAAAACTTTTGCGCGTGAAAATCTTGATGAACTTTGGGATGAATATAAGAGAGATTTGAATCCTCAGCCTTATCCTGTTGACTTGTCACAGGAATTGTGGAATCATAAAATGCGTTTGATTTCTGAAGTGCGTACACTCGTTTCAATGATGAAGTTGGATGAAAGATGA
- the glyS gene encoding glycine--tRNA ligase subunit beta translates to MGNYLLEIGLEEVPAHLVTPSINQLAERTQQFLLENRVQFDKIVKYSTPRRLAILVENIAETSESKDEEVKGPSAKIAKDAEGNWSKAIQGFSRGQGINPDELVLRGDYYYANKHIEGVATSDILTKIGDEVIGKMTFSTYMKWGNNDFLFVRPIQWMISLLDDVIVPFELLDVTAGRTSRGHRFLSNVEVVLNNADEYSVKLPEHFVIVDSEHRKAEISAQIMALAAERSWKVTLHKDLLEEVNNIVEYPTAFVGSFDEKYLDIPAEVLVTSMRDNQRYFEVYTADGSLAPNFISVRNGNSEYIENVISGNEKVLVARLEDAEFFWKEDQKLKIDDLVKKLAKVTFHAKIGTLTEHMARTKVIGEKLSVLTKLSSDEKEAVLRAADIYKFDLLTGMVGEFDELQGVMGEKYALLSGENVAVAVAIREHYLPTVADGILPESKVGAVLAIADKLDSILSFFNAGLIPSGSNDPYALRRAAQGLIRVIEKFDWHFDLAEFIAQFAGENHAEVLDFIRARVQKLLLERLDRYDIVEAAINSNIFDIAGMMESAYVIDSHKLHGPFKPAIENISRSINLVKKAEILGEADPVFFENEVEQKLYDTVCDLKEQWDEMPTEYKFRAIVHALAPAVELLFDNVMVMADDERIRDNRLALLGHVVDLTSSIADFSLINTK, encoded by the coding sequence ATGGGTAATTATTTATTAGAAATTGGTCTGGAAGAAGTACCAGCGCACTTGGTGACGCCATCAATTAATCAGTTGGCAGAGCGTACTCAGCAGTTTTTGCTTGAAAATCGTGTTCAATTTGATAAAATTGTCAAATATTCAACACCGCGCCGCCTGGCTATTTTGGTGGAAAATATTGCTGAAACTTCAGAAAGTAAGGATGAGGAAGTAAAAGGACCATCAGCAAAAATCGCTAAAGACGCAGAGGGAAATTGGTCAAAGGCCATTCAAGGTTTCTCACGGGGTCAAGGCATCAATCCTGACGAATTAGTTTTGCGTGGTGATTATTATTATGCAAACAAGCATATTGAGGGAGTTGCGACGAGTGATATTCTCACAAAAATCGGTGATGAAGTGATTGGCAAGATGACTTTTTCAACCTATATGAAGTGGGGCAACAACGATTTTCTCTTTGTGCGTCCGATTCAATGGATGATATCGCTTTTAGATGATGTCATTGTACCTTTTGAACTTTTGGATGTGACTGCTGGACGAACTTCGCGTGGACATCGTTTTCTATCAAATGTTGAGGTGGTGCTTAACAATGCCGATGAATATTCTGTCAAATTGCCTGAACATTTTGTTATCGTAGATAGCGAGCATCGTAAAGCAGAAATTTCAGCACAAATCATGGCTTTGGCTGCAGAACGTAGCTGGAAAGTGACTTTGCACAAAGATTTGCTGGAAGAAGTCAATAATATTGTAGAGTATCCAACAGCTTTTGTAGGGAGTTTTGATGAGAAATATTTGGATATTCCTGCAGAAGTGTTGGTGACTTCAATGCGTGATAATCAACGTTATTTTGAAGTTTATACTGCAGATGGTAGTTTAGCTCCAAATTTCATTTCGGTAAGAAATGGAAATAGTGAATATATCGAAAATGTCATTTCAGGTAATGAAAAAGTTTTGGTGGCACGCCTTGAAGATGCCGAGTTTTTCTGGAAGGAAGACCAAAAACTCAAAATTGATGATTTGGTTAAAAAACTTGCGAAAGTAACTTTCCATGCCAAAATTGGTACGCTGACAGAACATATGGCACGTACAAAAGTGATTGGTGAAAAGCTGTCAGTGCTGACAAAATTATCATCAGACGAAAAAGAAGCTGTACTACGGGCTGCCGATATTTACAAGTTTGATTTACTGACAGGAATGGTTGGTGAATTTGACGAGTTGCAAGGCGTTATGGGTGAAAAATATGCCCTGTTATCAGGTGAAAATGTAGCTGTTGCTGTGGCGATTCGTGAACACTATTTGCCAACAGTGGCAGATGGTATTCTTCCCGAAAGCAAAGTTGGTGCAGTATTAGCTATTGCTGACAAGCTCGATAGTATTTTGTCATTCTTTAATGCTGGATTGATTCCATCAGGCTCAAATGACCCTTATGCTTTGCGTCGAGCAGCACAAGGATTGATTCGTGTTATTGAAAAATTTGATTGGCATTTTGACTTAGCAGAATTTATTGCTCAGTTTGCGGGTGAAAATCATGCAGAAGTTTTAGATTTTATTCGCGCACGTGTGCAAAAGCTATTGCTTGAAAGACTTGACCGTTATGATATTGTGGAAGCAGCGATTAACAGTAATATTTTCGATATTGCCGGGATGATGGAAAGTGCTTATGTCATCGACAGTCATAAGCTTCACGGACCGTTTAAACCTGCAATTGAGAACATCTCGCGTAGTATCAATCTTGTGAAAAAAGCTGAGATTCTTGGAGAAGCTGACCCTGTTTTCTTTGAAAATGAAGTCGAGCAAAAACTTTATGATACGGTTTGTGACCTTAAAGAACAATGGGATGAAATGCCAACGGAATATAAATTCCGTGCGATTGTTCATGCTTTAGCTCCTGCGGTTGAGCTGTTATTCGACAATGTGATGGTCATGGCAGATGATGAACGTATTCGCGATAACCGTTTAGCTTTGCTTGGTCATGTGGTAGATTTGACAAGCAGTATTGCAGATTTTAGTTTGATTAACACAAAATAA
- a CDS encoding GNAT family N-acetyltransferase — translation MRIRAIDISDAQIFWELKKQLDTETKFMMLEPDERKFVFGETIGEIARMDYLIGAEVDGKLVGYLSAKCGKANRIKQTAYIVVGVLENFQYQGLGGRFFDELDEWAKEKKLKRLELTVMSRNTTAIALYQKHGFAIEGVRRQSMCVDDEFIDEFYMSKIFE, via the coding sequence ATGAGAATAAGAGCGATAGATATAAGTGACGCCCAAATTTTTTGGGAGTTAAAGAAACAATTAGACACAGAAACAAAGTTTATGATGTTAGAGCCAGATGAACGGAAGTTTGTTTTCGGTGAAACAATCGGTGAGATTGCTAGAATGGATTATTTGATTGGAGCTGAGGTTGATGGAAAGCTTGTCGGATATTTGTCAGCAAAGTGCGGAAAAGCAAATCGCATTAAACAAACGGCTTATATTGTAGTTGGTGTTTTAGAAAACTTTCAATATCAAGGCTTAGGAGGACGGTTTTTCGACGAACTTGACGAGTGGGCAAAAGAAAAGAAGCTCAAACGCTTGGAGCTCACAGTCATGTCAAGAAACACAACAGCAATTGCGCTTTATCAAAAACACGGTTTTGCCATTGAAGGTGTACGTCGTCAGTCAATGTGTGTTGATGATGAATTTATTGATGAGTTTTACATGAGTAAAATCTTTGAATAA